A stretch of the Arthrobacter stackebrandtii genome encodes the following:
- a CDS encoding carbonic anhydrase, giving the protein MTEEANGIAHPGTPAQAWATLMKGNMRFVESIASHPNQDAARRASLTDGQHPFVTIFGCSDSRLAAEIIFDMGLGDAFVVRTAGHVIDNTALGSIEFGEEYLDVPLIVVLGHDSCGAVTATKGSVETGSMPAGHVRGIVELITPSVLASLRANSASTVNSMVAEHVKQTAVRLLEESPIVAAAVASGKTAVVGLTYHLNDGRAELVHSSGPISI; this is encoded by the coding sequence CGGAATCGCCCACCCCGGTACCCCGGCCCAGGCGTGGGCCACCCTGATGAAGGGAAACATGCGGTTTGTGGAGAGCATTGCCTCCCACCCCAACCAGGATGCAGCCCGCCGTGCTTCCTTGACGGACGGTCAGCACCCGTTTGTGACGATCTTTGGTTGCTCGGATTCCCGACTGGCCGCGGAAATCATCTTTGACATGGGCCTGGGTGACGCCTTTGTGGTCCGCACCGCCGGCCACGTCATTGACAACACCGCGCTGGGCTCGATCGAATTCGGCGAGGAGTACCTGGACGTGCCGCTCATTGTAGTTCTGGGCCATGACAGCTGCGGTGCCGTCACCGCCACCAAGGGCTCGGTAGAGACCGGCAGCATGCCGGCCGGGCATGTCCGGGGAATCGTTGAGCTCATCACCCCCTCCGTGCTGGCATCCCTGCGCGCCAACAGCGCCAGCACCGTCAACTCGATGGTCGCCGAACATGTTAAGCAGACTGCGGTGCGCCTGCTCGAGGAATCACCCATCGTCGCCGCTGCAGTGGCGAGCGGGAAAACCGCCGTGGTGGGGCTTACCTACCACCTCAACGACGGCCGGGCGGAACTGGTCCACAGCAGCGGACCCATCTCCATCTGA
- a CDS encoding molybdopterin-dependent oxidoreductase → MHGLVENEFTLTFDELLAAELVETYVTLTCVSNVVGGNLAGNAKWLGYPLRDVLARAKPTAGADMVLSTSIDGFSASTPLPVLQDSRDAVLAIGMNGEPLPLEHGFPVRMVVPGLYGFVSATKWVVDLEVTTFAAKEGYWTSRGWSCHGPIKTASRVEVPRALARVPAGRVGIGGTAWAQRRGIQRVEIQLDGGPWQPAVLAGEASIDTRRQWSYEWDGARAGTHTVRVRAYDGAGVLQDERQAPPEPDGSTGWHSITFTVV, encoded by the coding sequence GTGCACGGGCTGGTGGAGAACGAATTCACCCTGACCTTTGACGAACTTCTCGCCGCCGAGCTGGTCGAAACGTATGTGACGCTGACCTGCGTGTCGAACGTGGTGGGCGGAAACCTGGCCGGCAACGCCAAATGGCTCGGCTATCCGCTGCGGGATGTCCTGGCCCGCGCCAAGCCCACAGCCGGGGCCGACATGGTGCTCTCCACCAGCATCGACGGCTTCAGCGCCTCCACACCCCTGCCGGTGCTGCAAGACAGCAGAGACGCCGTCCTGGCCATCGGCATGAACGGCGAACCGCTGCCCCTGGAACACGGCTTCCCCGTCCGCATGGTCGTTCCCGGACTCTACGGTTTCGTCTCCGCCACCAAGTGGGTGGTGGATCTGGAGGTGACCACCTTCGCGGCCAAGGAGGGCTACTGGACCTCGCGCGGCTGGTCCTGCCACGGGCCCATCAAGACAGCCTCCCGCGTTGAGGTGCCCCGGGCACTGGCGCGCGTGCCCGCCGGCCGGGTGGGCATTGGCGGGACAGCGTGGGCGCAGCGCCGCGGCATCCAGAGGGTGGAAATCCAGCTCGACGGCGGGCCCTGGCAACCGGCAGTCCTGGCCGGAGAAGCCTCCATTGACACCCGGCGCCAGTGGTCCTACGAGTGGGACGGGGCCAGGGCCGGCACCCACACTGTCCGGGTCCGCGCCTACGACGGCGCCGGCGTGCTCCAGGACGAACGGCAGGCCCCGCCGGAACCCGACGGCTCCACCGGATGGCACTCCATCACCTTCACCGTCGTTTAG
- a CDS encoding anti-sigma factor, which produces MEQQLHLLTGAYALNAVTDAEQTAFERHALTDAQTLEEVRSLSETAALLAYGTPAEAPPPELKDSVMAAIRNTRQLSPSAVVRDLSTARASQQGTTARLRLPGAPRRRWVSALAAAAALLIFAGAGVGGWAVGHGAGQQGTEQRLAAEHAQQSAMLAIMGAPDAKISTAKVGAGTVVTVASSGQANQAAVLVKDMPPAPAGKAYELWFITAKGAVAAGLMKVSDSATSVQVLQGPLDGATHIGITVEPAGGSPQPTTTPILLQPI; this is translated from the coding sequence ATGGAACAACAACTGCATCTGCTGACCGGCGCCTACGCACTCAACGCCGTCACCGACGCCGAGCAGACCGCCTTTGAACGCCACGCCCTGACTGACGCGCAGACCCTCGAGGAGGTGCGCAGCCTCAGCGAAACCGCAGCGCTGCTCGCCTACGGCACACCGGCCGAAGCACCTCCCCCGGAGTTGAAGGACTCTGTCATGGCCGCCATCCGCAACACCCGCCAGCTGTCGCCCTCCGCCGTGGTCCGGGACCTCAGCACCGCACGGGCCTCCCAGCAGGGCACGACGGCGCGTCTCCGGCTTCCCGGGGCGCCGCGCCGCCGGTGGGTGTCGGCCTTGGCGGCCGCTGCCGCCCTGCTGATCTTCGCCGGAGCCGGGGTGGGCGGCTGGGCGGTTGGCCACGGCGCCGGGCAACAAGGGACGGAGCAGCGGCTGGCCGCCGAACACGCGCAGCAGTCGGCCATGCTGGCGATCATGGGAGCGCCGGACGCGAAAATTTCCACCGCCAAGGTGGGTGCCGGAACCGTGGTGACCGTGGCCTCCTCGGGGCAGGCCAACCAGGCTGCCGTCCTGGTCAAGGACATGCCGCCCGCTCCCGCCGGAAAGGCGTACGAGCTGTGGTTCATCACCGCCAAGGGTGCGGTGGCGGCGGGACTGATGAAAGTTTCCGACTCCGCAACAAGCGTCCAGGTCCTGCAGGGGCCCCTGGACGGTGCCACACACATTGGCATCACGGTGGAGCCTGCCGGTGGCTCGCCCCAGCCGACCACCACGCCGATATTGCTCCAGCCCATTTAG
- a CDS encoding sigma-70 family RNA polymerase sigma factor yields the protein MDAERVRKALDTLTTPQQEAIRLAYYGGYTHQEVAQLLDIPVGTAKTRIRDGMIRLRDRLGVA from the coding sequence ATGGACGCCGAACGCGTCCGCAAGGCCCTGGACACCTTGACGACCCCCCAGCAGGAGGCCATCCGCCTGGCCTACTACGGCGGCTACACCCACCAGGAAGTGGCGCAGCTGCTGGACATACCGGTGGGTACCGCCAAGACAAGAATTCGCGATGGCATGATCAGACTTCGAGACAGGTTGGGGGTGGCGTAA
- a CDS encoding sigma factor, whose translation MRLPWLRSVEPLAPPTHEELIRLVALGDEAAFAELYDAVAPRVFGLVRRVVRDPAQSQEVTQEVFLDIWTQAARFDADRGKAMAWILVIAHRRAVDRVRASQASRDRDLRQASRSTRKVTTTSRTPWKPPWTPNASARPWTP comes from the coding sequence ATGCGACTGCCCTGGTTGCGGTCCGTGGAGCCCTTGGCTCCGCCCACGCACGAAGAGTTGATCCGCCTCGTCGCCCTCGGCGACGAGGCGGCTTTCGCTGAACTCTACGACGCCGTGGCACCCCGGGTGTTCGGCCTGGTGCGCCGTGTGGTTCGAGACCCGGCCCAAAGCCAGGAGGTCACCCAGGAAGTCTTTCTGGACATTTGGACGCAGGCGGCCCGTTTTGATGCGGACCGCGGGAAGGCGATGGCCTGGATTCTGGTCATCGCCCACCGCCGGGCTGTGGACCGTGTGCGGGCCAGCCAGGCCAGCAGGGACCGCGACCTGCGCCAGGCATCAAGGAGTACCAGGAAAGTTACGACGACGTCGCGGACACCGTGGAAACCACCATGGACGCCGAACGCGTCCGCAAGGCCCTGGACACCTTGA
- a CDS encoding fasciclin domain-containing protein, whose translation MNATKTSTTRKSLSLGMGLLAVAALGLTSCSGTTTSPTTSQAPMSTPAPAATTPMAAAGDLVGPGCAAYAAAVPSGAGSVGGMAADPVATAASNNPLLKTLTAAVSGKLNKDVNLVDTLNSGEFTVFAPVDDAFAKIPTATIDGLKTDSKMLTSILTYHVVPGQLSPSQIDGEHATAEGATVKVTGSGDNMMVNDAKVICGGVKTANATVYLIDTVLMPPAKK comes from the coding sequence ATGAATGCAACCAAGACGTCCACCACCCGCAAGAGTCTCAGCCTGGGCATGGGACTGCTCGCCGTTGCCGCCCTGGGGCTGACCTCCTGCAGCGGCACCACCACCTCTCCCACAACCTCGCAGGCCCCCATGTCCACCCCCGCCCCCGCGGCCACAACGCCGATGGCTGCTGCCGGGGACCTGGTCGGACCGGGCTGCGCCGCCTATGCTGCAGCCGTCCCGTCCGGTGCCGGATCGGTGGGCGGCATGGCGGCAGATCCGGTTGCCACGGCGGCGTCGAACAACCCGCTGCTGAAGACGCTGACGGCGGCCGTTTCCGGGAAGCTGAACAAGGACGTGAACCTGGTGGACACCCTGAACTCGGGCGAGTTCACCGTCTTCGCCCCCGTTGACGATGCCTTTGCCAAGATCCCGACAGCCACAATTGACGGTTTGAAGACCGATTCGAAGATGCTGACCTCCATCCTGACCTACCATGTGGTTCCCGGGCAGCTCTCACCGAGCCAGATCGACGGCGAGCACGCCACGGCTGAAGGCGCCACCGTGAAGGTCACCGGGAGCGGGGACAACATGATGGTCAACGATGCCAAGGTCATCTGTGGCGGGGTCAAGACGGCGAACGCGACCGTCTACCTCATCGACACCGTCCTGATGCCCCCGGCCAAGAAGTAA
- a CDS encoding DUF4192 family protein: MNPEAAISRARVLWDKMLDGGGEPTDDEAAELIANLKFITVRDRLLADIPGIDESMQDLLLGQTKQSPHWQRVDRASDVLFQLHLRTDGSDAAPVLTSLGIIQWWEGHGSKAYQCFQRALEADPEYRLAQLTDHLVREGFLSDWATDRQTAYQPPHTRGPEIGGMGMAKQFRLDQRTAALGSRFKLGLFGLSSPCPTAPQQYRRRRVTRIQACPKSVSIHGQAGI, from the coding sequence ATGAATCCGGAGGCTGCAATCAGCCGAGCAAGGGTGCTTTGGGACAAGATGCTCGACGGCGGCGGCGAACCTACCGATGATGAGGCGGCCGAGCTTATCGCCAACCTTAAATTCATCACTGTCCGCGACCGGCTCCTTGCCGACATTCCCGGCATCGACGAAAGCATGCAGGATCTGCTCCTGGGACAAACCAAACAGAGCCCACATTGGCAGCGCGTCGACCGTGCCTCCGACGTGCTGTTTCAGCTGCACTTGCGTACGGACGGTAGTGACGCCGCACCCGTACTGACGAGCTTGGGCATCATCCAGTGGTGGGAAGGCCACGGCAGCAAGGCTTACCAATGCTTCCAACGCGCTCTTGAAGCAGACCCAGAGTACCGTCTCGCCCAACTCACCGACCATCTCGTCCGCGAAGGATTCCTCTCTGACTGGGCCACCGACAGACAAACCGCATACCAGCCACCCCACACCCGCGGCCCCGAAATTGGCGGAATGGGGATGGCAAAACAGTTTCGACTAGACCAAAGAACTGCGGCTCTTGGTAGCCGGTTCAAGTTAGGCCTATTTGGGCTCAGCTCCCCTTGCCCAACGGCACCCCAACAGTACAGGCGTCGGCGGGTTACCCGCATTCAGGCGTGTCCCAAGTCTGTCAGCATCCACGGCCAAGCCGGGATTTGA
- a CDS encoding DUF4192 family protein — MEKLSIKTPDDFIALMGHTLGFWPQESLVCIVLDDRRMGATLRVNLPAPSADRDQFVDQIVRYVGTDRDATGVVFGIFTHASWTSNERRQHESALEELTGWLSQQGVIVRDGWLIGETTFTNYLHIGTPAGVIYPLDQVMNSQLNAELVFRGSSIDASLDSVYPSWLDQTSIPRS, encoded by the coding sequence ATGGAAAAGCTCAGTATCAAGACCCCTGACGACTTCATCGCACTCATGGGACACACCCTGGGTTTCTGGCCCCAGGAAAGCCTGGTCTGCATCGTCCTGGACGACCGCCGCATGGGCGCCACACTGAGGGTTAATCTTCCCGCCCCCAGTGCTGATAGGGACCAATTCGTCGACCAGATAGTGCGATACGTCGGCACAGACCGTGACGCCACCGGCGTCGTGTTCGGCATCTTCACCCACGCATCCTGGACTTCGAATGAACGGCGTCAACATGAGAGCGCATTGGAGGAACTGACCGGCTGGCTCAGCCAACAGGGCGTGATCGTCCGGGACGGCTGGCTCATTGGCGAAACAACATTCACCAACTACTTGCACATCGGCACTCCTGCCGGAGTGATTTACCCGTTGGATCAGGTCATGAATAGTCAGCTCAATGCGGAACTTGTCTTTCGCGGGTCGAGCATCGATGCGTCCCTGGATTCCGTATACCCCTCGTGGCTCGACCAAACCTCAATACCGAGGTCCTGA
- a CDS encoding putative transposase: MFEHGVQVLQVLTSETNGTGADLLCWLRSRWQIENMFKYAAEHNGIDALADYGMDIAAETRKVANPARVAARSAVKTAETSLADAERSLAQLLASNGTPKQMNAALPGIHRTIEKATQEVTAAKKALKPIPAKIPANALNPDAKLARPHPQRRSMQMVLRLLAFNAEAWLADRLNTYLNDPDEYRAITRHLLHQGGSINYGARQITVTLDRPDSPRIDRAFNYSPRNSTTHPPESPATDAL; encoded by the coding sequence TTGTTCGAACACGGCGTCCAGGTGCTGCAGGTCCTCACCAGCGAAACCAACGGCACCGGCGCGGACCTGCTGTGTTGGTTGCGGTCCCGCTGGCAGATCGAGAACATGTTCAAATACGCTGCCGAGCACAACGGCATCGACGCCCTCGCCGACTACGGAATGGACATCGCCGCCGAAACCCGCAAAGTCGCCAACCCCGCCCGCGTCGCGGCACGCAGTGCCGTCAAAACCGCTGAAACCTCGTTGGCTGATGCCGAACGGTCCCTTGCACAACTCCTGGCCAGCAACGGCACTCCGAAGCAGATGAATGCCGCCCTACCCGGCATCCACCGCACCATCGAAAAAGCCACTCAGGAAGTGACCGCTGCCAAGAAAGCCCTCAAGCCCATCCCCGCCAAGATCCCCGCGAACGCGTTGAACCCCGACGCGAAACTCGCCCGCCCCCACCCTCAACGGCGGAGCATGCAAATGGTGCTGCGGCTGCTGGCCTTCAACGCCGAAGCCTGGCTCGCCGACCGCCTCAACACCTACCTGAACGACCCGGACGAATACCGGGCCATCACCCGCCACCTGCTCCACCAAGGCGGATCCATCAATTACGGGGCCCGCCAGATCACCGTCACCCTTGACCGGCCCGACAGCCCCCGCATAGACCGCGCCTTCAACTACTCACCGAGGAACTCAACAACACACCCACCCGAATCCCCTGCGACCGACGCGCTCTGA